From the Deltaproteobacteria bacterium genome, one window contains:
- a CDS encoding transposase, producing MAQKIQVITGVERRRRYSIEGKRRIVDESNEPLASVSDVARRNGVAVNLLFAWRKAFGLGSEEIPQFIVDLGLGPRVTALRQQVVAAKLHSGA from the coding sequence ATGGCCCAAAAGATCCAGGTCATCACTGGGGTCGAACGCCGTCGTCGGTATAGCATCGAAGGGAAGCGGCGCATAGTCGACGAATCCAACGAACCACTAGCTTCGGTCTCCGACGTTGCTAGACGTAATGGGGTGGCAGTTAATCTCCTGTTCGCATGGCGTAAGGCGTTTGGGCTTGGCTCAGAGGAGATCCCGCAGTTCATCGTTGATCTTGGCCTGGGTCCTAGAGTTACGGCCTTGAGGCAGCAAGTGGTTGCTGCCAAGTTACATTCTGGAGCGTGA